In Ciconia boyciana chromosome 3, ASM3463844v1, whole genome shotgun sequence, a genomic segment contains:
- the CAPN8 gene encoding calpain-8, with protein MSRVAARLCQERAATEGLGSNRNAIKYLKQDYGALKQQCLQAGTLFKDEEFPACASALGYRDLGPYSFKTQGIIWKRPTELCANPQFIIGGATRTDVCQGELGDCWLLAAIASLTLNPDILYRVVPKAQSFQKDYAGIFHFQFWQYGEWMDVVVDDRLPTKNGKLLFVHSEEGNEFWSALLEKAYAKLNGSYEALTGGSTMEAFEDFTGGISESYELRRAPSNLYQIIQKALRAGSLLGCSIDITTAAEIEAITSLKLVKGHAYSITGAEEVYYRGRPEKLMRLRNPWGEVEWTGAWSDNAPEWNYVDPKQKEALDKQVDDGEFWMAFSDFQRQFTRLEICNLTPDTLTSNEVNKWDLTLFNGQWRRGSTAGGCQNYQATYWTNPQFKIRLDEPDDDHEGSLNEPCCTVLVGLMQKNRRRQKKMGESLLSIGYSIYQIPQELENNTDIHANRAFFARNQPAARSDPYVNLREVSSRMKLPRGEYLIVPSTFEPYKNGEFCLRVFSEKQAKTQMIGDVVAAKPYEPHVDNKDIDDEFKTLFQKLSGEDCEVTANELQTILNRVLAKRKDIKSDGFNINTCREMISLLDTNGTGTLGLVEFKTLWMKIQKYLAIYRKVDSDYSGTIDSHEMRNALREAGFTLNDQVQHSIVIRYACSKLTIDFDGFVACMIRLETLFKVFHLLDKDKSGVIQLSLAEWLCCTLV; from the exons ATGTCCAGGGTCGCGGCGAGGCTGTGCCAAGAAAGAGCGGCCACGGAAGGGCTGGGATCCAACAGGAATGCCATCAAGTATTTGAAGCAGGACTACGGAGCCCTGAAGCAGCAGTGTCTGCAGGCTGGCACCCTGTTCAAGGATGAGGAGTTCCCAGCCTGTGCTTCTGCGCTGGGCTACCGGGACCTGGGACCGTACTCCTTCAAAACCCAGGGGATAATCTGGAAGCGCCCCACG GAGTTATGCGCCAATCCTCAGTTTATAATTGGAGGAGCTACTCGAACAGATGTCTGCCAAGGAGAGCTGG GTGATTGCTGGCTCCTAGCTGCCATTGCATCTCTCACTCTGAATCCAGATATTCTGTACCGCGTTGTTCCCAAGGCTCAGAGTTTCCAGAAGGACTATGCTGGGATCTTTCATTTCCAG tTCTGGCAGTACGGGGAGTGGATGGACGTTGTGGTGGACGACAGGCTGCCCACCAAGAATGGGAAACTGCTCTTCGTGCACTCGGAGGAAGGCAATGAGTTCTGGAGCGCACTGCTGGAGAAAGCCTATGCCAA GTTGAATGGCTCTTACGAAGCTCTCACAGGAGGTTCCACTATGGAGGCCTTTGAGGATTTTACTGGAGGCATCTCTGAGTCCTATGAGCTGCGGAGGGCTCCTTCAAACCTGTACCAAATCATCCAGAAGGCTCTGAGAGCTGGGTCATTGCTTGGCTGTTCCATCGAT ATAACTACTGCAGCTGAAATAGAAGCAATCACAAGCTTGAAACTGGTAAAGGGGCACGCTTACTCTATCACTGGAGCAGAAGAG GTATATTACCGAGGACGGCCAGAGAAACTAATGAGGCTTAGAAATCCCTGGGGTGAAGTGGAATGGACTGGAGCTTGGAGTGATAA TGCTCCTGAATGGAATTATGTTGATCCCAAACAAAAAGAGGCGCTGGATAAGCAAGTAGATGATGGAGAGTTTTG GATGGCATTTTCGGATTTTCAAAGGCAGTTCACCCGCCTTGAGATCTGCAACTTGACTCCCGACACACTGACAAGCAACGAGGTCAATAAATGGGACCTGACCCTGTTTAATGGACAGTGGAGACGGGGTTCGactgctgggggctgccagaACTACCAAG CAACGTACTGGACCAATCCCCAATTCAAAATCCGGTTGGACGAACCAGATGATGACCACGAAGGGAGTTTGAATGAGCCATGCTGTACTGTACTGGTGGGCTTGATGCAGAAGAACCgcaggagacagaagaaaatgggagAATCTCTGCTTAGTATTGGTTATTCGATCTATCAG attCCTCAGGAG CTGGAAAATAACACGGATATTCATGCGAACCGTGCTTTCTTCGCAAGGAACCAACCGGCAGCCCGGTCTGATCCTTATGTCAACCTGCGTGAAGTCTCCAGCCGCATGAAGTTGCCCCGGGGAGAGTACCTCATTGTGCCGTCCACTTTTGAGCCTTACAAAAATGGAGAGTTCTGCCTGCGAgttttttctgagaaacaggCTAAAACGCA gATGATTGGTGATGTGGTGGCTGCAAAACCATATGAG CCTCATGTCGATAACAAAGATATAGATGATGAGTTCAAGACTCTGTTTCAAAAGCTCTCTGGAGAG GACTGTGAAGTGACTGCAAATGAACTTCAAACTATCCTAAACCGGGTTTTAGCAAAGA GAAAGGATATCAAAAGTGATGGATTCAACATTAACACTTGCAGGGAGATGATCAGCCTTTTAGAT ACCAATGGGACCGGCACCTTGGGACTTGTAGAATTCAAGACACTTTGGATGAAGATTCAGAAGTATTTG gcgATCTATAGGAAAGTGGACAGTGACTACTCCGGTACCATCGACTCCCACGAGATGCGAAATGCCCTCAGAGAGGCAG GTTTCACGCTCAATGATCAGGTGCAGCACAGCATTGTCATCCGCTATGCCTGCAGCAAGCTGACCATTGATTTCGACGGCTTTGTGGCCTGTATGATCCGCTTGGAGACCCTGTTCA aagtgtttcatCTCCTGGACAAAGACAAGAGTGGAGTCATCCAGCTCTCTCTGGCTGAG TGGCTGTGCTGCACGCTGGTTTGA